One genomic window of Cannabis sativa cultivar Pink pepper isolate KNU-18-1 chromosome 2, ASM2916894v1, whole genome shotgun sequence includes the following:
- the LOC133034832 gene encoding uncharacterized protein LOC133034832 isoform X2, translating to MSMTQFAMVEELASLVKDNLPCKHLVLSVEEALVNFIESDISSGGILELEPMNSYNRLLMHRLADIFGFSHESVGEGDDRHLILERCPDTSVPSILVSDILWQYDEPQSPTTSHQLLRRTGDSPVLKTKSPSVQHSLEEREAAYLAARERIFSANLGDEKEPIKQKPRSVPVVARRMIAHALGQRINSRNHETTHNDSSASREADESNNQHKDKVDSDLRVEDVQEILHLSGKMDNSCCKVKKNNHISGTSSNADSKAGKNKSDKIPSGVVASGRVRNGVNEEHHKKEHLGAAKRMFAQALGKQAGKDTFLSKSTEFKHINAE from the exons ATGAGCATGACCCAGTTCGCCATG GTTGAGGAGTTGGCTTCACTTGTCAAGGACAATCTTCCATGCAAGCATCTTGTTCTCTCTGTGGAAGAAGCCTTGGTCAACTTCATTGAGAGTGATATCAG CTCTGGTGGGATCCTAGAGCTAGAACCAATGAATTCATACAATCGTCTTCTTATGCATCGTCTTGCAGATATATTTGG ATTTTCGCATGAATCTGTCGGTGAAGGAGATGATCGACACTTAATTTTGGAGAGATGCCCTGATACATCAGT ACCTTCCATCCTTGTTAGTGATATTTTGTGGCAGTACGATGAACCTCAATCTCCAACAACATCACATCAATTGTTAAGAAGAACAGGAGACTCACCAG TGTTGAAGACAAAATCACCTTCGGTTCAACATTCACTTGAGGAGAGAGAAGCTGCTTATTTGGCTGCACGTGAGAGAATATTTTCAGCCAACTTAGGGGATGAAAAAGAACCCATCAAGCAGAAACCACGAAGTGTTCCCGTGGTTGCTCGCCGTATGATTGCTCATGCTCTAGGGCAAAGAATCAACTCACGCAATCACGAGACCACACACAATGACTCAAGTGCTTCCAGAGAGGCTGATGAATCAAACAACCAGCATAAGGATAAAGTGGATTCTGATTTGAGGGTGGAAGATGTTCAAGAAATCCTTCATTTGTCTGGCAAAATGGATAACTCATGTTGTAAAGTAAAAAAGAATAACCATATTTCGGGCACATCATCAAATGCTGACAGTAAGGCCGGCAAAAATAAATCTGACAAAATCCCTAGTGGTGTTGTTGCATCTGGAAGAGTCAGAAATGGTGTCAATGAAGAACATCATAAAAAGGAACATCTAGGAGCTGCAAAGAGGATGTTTGCTCAGGCCTTGGGGAAACAAGCAGGGAAAGatacttttctttcaaaatCCACTGAGTTTAAGCATATTAATGCAGAGTAG
- the LOC133034832 gene encoding uncharacterized protein LOC133034832 isoform X4, protein MSMTQFAMVEELASLVKDNLPCKHLVLSVEEALVNFIESDIRFSHESVGEGDDRHLILERCPDTSVPSILVSDILWQYDEPQSPTTSHQLLRRTGDSPVLKTKSPSVQHSLEEREAAYLAARERIFSANLGDEKEPIKQKPRSVPVVARRMIAHALGQRINSRNHETTHNDSSASREADESNNQHKDKVDSDLRVEDVQEILHLSGKMDNSCCKVKKNNHISGTSSNADSKAGKNKSDKIPSGVVASGRVRNGVNEEHHKKEHLGAAKRMFAQALGKQAGKDTFLSKSTEFKHINAE, encoded by the exons ATGAGCATGACCCAGTTCGCCATG GTTGAGGAGTTGGCTTCACTTGTCAAGGACAATCTTCCATGCAAGCATCTTGTTCTCTCTGTGGAAGAAGCCTTGGTCAACTTCATTGAGAGTGATATCAG ATTTTCGCATGAATCTGTCGGTGAAGGAGATGATCGACACTTAATTTTGGAGAGATGCCCTGATACATCAGT ACCTTCCATCCTTGTTAGTGATATTTTGTGGCAGTACGATGAACCTCAATCTCCAACAACATCACATCAATTGTTAAGAAGAACAGGAGACTCACCAG TGTTGAAGACAAAATCACCTTCGGTTCAACATTCACTTGAGGAGAGAGAAGCTGCTTATTTGGCTGCACGTGAGAGAATATTTTCAGCCAACTTAGGGGATGAAAAAGAACCCATCAAGCAGAAACCACGAAGTGTTCCCGTGGTTGCTCGCCGTATGATTGCTCATGCTCTAGGGCAAAGAATCAACTCACGCAATCACGAGACCACACACAATGACTCAAGTGCTTCCAGAGAGGCTGATGAATCAAACAACCAGCATAAGGATAAAGTGGATTCTGATTTGAGGGTGGAAGATGTTCAAGAAATCCTTCATTTGTCTGGCAAAATGGATAACTCATGTTGTAAAGTAAAAAAGAATAACCATATTTCGGGCACATCATCAAATGCTGACAGTAAGGCCGGCAAAAATAAATCTGACAAAATCCCTAGTGGTGTTGTTGCATCTGGAAGAGTCAGAAATGGTGTCAATGAAGAACATCATAAAAAGGAACATCTAGGAGCTGCAAAGAGGATGTTTGCTCAGGCCTTGGGGAAACAAGCAGGGAAAGatacttttctttcaaaatCCACTGAGTTTAAGCATATTAATGCAGAGTAG
- the LOC133034832 gene encoding uncharacterized protein LOC133034832 isoform X3, translated as MSMTQFAMVEELASLVKDNLPCKHLVLSVEEALVNFIESDIRFSHESVGEGDDRHLILERCPDTSVPSILVSDILWQYDEPQSPTTSHQLLRRTGDSPGYLLSLLKTKSPSVQHSLEEREAAYLAARERIFSANLGDEKEPIKQKPRSVPVVARRMIAHALGQRINSRNHETTHNDSSASREADESNNQHKDKVDSDLRVEDVQEILHLSGKMDNSCCKVKKNNHISGTSSNADSKAGKNKSDKIPSGVVASGRVRNGVNEEHHKKEHLGAAKRMFAQALGKQAGKDTFLSKSTEFKHINAE; from the exons ATGAGCATGACCCAGTTCGCCATG GTTGAGGAGTTGGCTTCACTTGTCAAGGACAATCTTCCATGCAAGCATCTTGTTCTCTCTGTGGAAGAAGCCTTGGTCAACTTCATTGAGAGTGATATCAG ATTTTCGCATGAATCTGTCGGTGAAGGAGATGATCGACACTTAATTTTGGAGAGATGCCCTGATACATCAGT ACCTTCCATCCTTGTTAGTGATATTTTGTGGCAGTACGATGAACCTCAATCTCCAACAACATCACATCAATTGTTAAGAAGAACAGGAGACTCACCAGGTTATTTATTATCAT TGTTGAAGACAAAATCACCTTCGGTTCAACATTCACTTGAGGAGAGAGAAGCTGCTTATTTGGCTGCACGTGAGAGAATATTTTCAGCCAACTTAGGGGATGAAAAAGAACCCATCAAGCAGAAACCACGAAGTGTTCCCGTGGTTGCTCGCCGTATGATTGCTCATGCTCTAGGGCAAAGAATCAACTCACGCAATCACGAGACCACACACAATGACTCAAGTGCTTCCAGAGAGGCTGATGAATCAAACAACCAGCATAAGGATAAAGTGGATTCTGATTTGAGGGTGGAAGATGTTCAAGAAATCCTTCATTTGTCTGGCAAAATGGATAACTCATGTTGTAAAGTAAAAAAGAATAACCATATTTCGGGCACATCATCAAATGCTGACAGTAAGGCCGGCAAAAATAAATCTGACAAAATCCCTAGTGGTGTTGTTGCATCTGGAAGAGTCAGAAATGGTGTCAATGAAGAACATCATAAAAAGGAACATCTAGGAGCTGCAAAGAGGATGTTTGCTCAGGCCTTGGGGAAACAAGCAGGGAAAGatacttttctttcaaaatCCACTGAGTTTAAGCATATTAATGCAGAGTAG
- the LOC133034832 gene encoding uncharacterized protein LOC133034832 isoform X1 — protein MSMTQFAMVEELASLVKDNLPCKHLVLSVEEALVNFIESDISSGGILELEPMNSYNRLLMHRLADIFGFSHESVGEGDDRHLILERCPDTSVPSILVSDILWQYDEPQSPTTSHQLLRRTGDSPGYLLSLLKTKSPSVQHSLEEREAAYLAARERIFSANLGDEKEPIKQKPRSVPVVARRMIAHALGQRINSRNHETTHNDSSASREADESNNQHKDKVDSDLRVEDVQEILHLSGKMDNSCCKVKKNNHISGTSSNADSKAGKNKSDKIPSGVVASGRVRNGVNEEHHKKEHLGAAKRMFAQALGKQAGKDTFLSKSTEFKHINAE, from the exons ATGAGCATGACCCAGTTCGCCATG GTTGAGGAGTTGGCTTCACTTGTCAAGGACAATCTTCCATGCAAGCATCTTGTTCTCTCTGTGGAAGAAGCCTTGGTCAACTTCATTGAGAGTGATATCAG CTCTGGTGGGATCCTAGAGCTAGAACCAATGAATTCATACAATCGTCTTCTTATGCATCGTCTTGCAGATATATTTGG ATTTTCGCATGAATCTGTCGGTGAAGGAGATGATCGACACTTAATTTTGGAGAGATGCCCTGATACATCAGT ACCTTCCATCCTTGTTAGTGATATTTTGTGGCAGTACGATGAACCTCAATCTCCAACAACATCACATCAATTGTTAAGAAGAACAGGAGACTCACCAGGTTATTTATTATCAT TGTTGAAGACAAAATCACCTTCGGTTCAACATTCACTTGAGGAGAGAGAAGCTGCTTATTTGGCTGCACGTGAGAGAATATTTTCAGCCAACTTAGGGGATGAAAAAGAACCCATCAAGCAGAAACCACGAAGTGTTCCCGTGGTTGCTCGCCGTATGATTGCTCATGCTCTAGGGCAAAGAATCAACTCACGCAATCACGAGACCACACACAATGACTCAAGTGCTTCCAGAGAGGCTGATGAATCAAACAACCAGCATAAGGATAAAGTGGATTCTGATTTGAGGGTGGAAGATGTTCAAGAAATCCTTCATTTGTCTGGCAAAATGGATAACTCATGTTGTAAAGTAAAAAAGAATAACCATATTTCGGGCACATCATCAAATGCTGACAGTAAGGCCGGCAAAAATAAATCTGACAAAATCCCTAGTGGTGTTGTTGCATCTGGAAGAGTCAGAAATGGTGTCAATGAAGAACATCATAAAAAGGAACATCTAGGAGCTGCAAAGAGGATGTTTGCTCAGGCCTTGGGGAAACAAGCAGGGAAAGatacttttctttcaaaatCCACTGAGTTTAAGCATATTAATGCAGAGTAG
- the LOC115719946 gene encoding uncharacterized protein LOC115719946 produces the protein MSCPSNSIVFNGSQCSCPVGNLLNRTANRCELFSATSTITTDHGVDYYAMTFPETIFEFDSIKKFTQSQALFLEATLFLLLSWLAFCLFLRFMKPGNDGNSIWFKLRWWVSRLDISFATRHWLDDQKVVKKRKTELGGTFSIASWIVFIGLFAALLYQIISRRTIEVHNVKATNAPDLALFVNDMEFNITTISSMSCSNLRDLGTLVTGNPGSIDYKSVPLSNFGNYSCKNTSEGPTIILKCDGCQPIHDNQYISWQFVDLPNNPATAVGFQFNLTTRSHTNKRHVSFVSGILKNGSTSNNGPVTFRGKDTNILKFSLFPRIYRNLKDLRLIQPLFHEFVPGSQFTDTRQLQTSLANPSDGTLNTTLYVNFLSSYIVEIDDQNTMGPVSFLADLGGLYCFSIAIFFYLLVQCEYRIKKLRHEDQTLRTIRHRRKTLERWDKLRKYVMYTWGCKTLDDDHDYKNNGSCCSGGMLEPISRKGSLHKHRQQSRMDSINLNKKVTLPSKSKMIPAQDDSHTITKSSIPKTALTRGEKSDSRGELKHEGKQHSGASCKESSSQLDSFSLSNETIPLPPTLELKDCSEMNMSDVQKNLKCLYDYNVMLREKFLSVQSMLHELAMKSSPPANDIRNTS, from the exons ATGTCTTGCCCATCAAACAGCATCGTTTTCAATGGTAGCCAGTGCAGCTGCCCGGTGGGGAACCTACTTAACCGGACGGCCAACCGCTGTGAACTCTTTTCAGCTACTTCCACCATCACCACCGACCATGGAGTTGACTACTACGCCATGACCTTTCCAGAGACCATCTTCGAGTTTGACTCCATAAAGAAGTTCACGCAGTCTCAGGCGTTGTTCTTGGAAGCCACCCTCTTCTTGCTTCTGTCCTGGCTCGCGTTCTGCCTTTTTCTCAGGTTTATGAAGCCGGGCAATGATGGAAATAGCATTTGGTTTAAGCTCAGATGGTGGGTTAGCAGATTGGATATTTCCTTTGCCACCAGGCATTGGCTG GATGATCAGAAGGTGGTTAAAAAGCGGAAAACAGAACTTGGTGGCACTTTCTCAATAGCTAGTTGGATAGTCTTCATTGGTTTATTTGCCGC GTTGCTTTACCAAATCATATCCAGGAGAACCATTGAGGTGCATAACGTTAAAGCAACAAATGCACCTGACTTGGCCTTATTTGTTAATGACATGGAATTTAATATAACCACTATATCGAGTATGAGTTGTTCAAACTTACGAGATCTTGGTACTTTAGTGACTGGCAATCCTGGCTCTATTGACTATAAAAGTGTTCCCCTGTCAAACTTTGGAAACTACtcttgtaaaaatactagtgaAGGACCAACTATTATTCTCAAGTGTGATGGTTGTCAACCCATTCATGACAATCAATACATCTCTTGGCAGTTTGTTGATCTTCCAAACAATCCTGCAACTGCCGTTGGATTTCAGTTCAACCTTACTACAAGGAGTCATACCAACAAGAGACATGTAAGTTTTGTTAGTGGAATACTAAAGAATGGGAGTACTTCTAATAATGGACCAGTTACCTTTAGAGGAAAGGATACAAATATACTGAAGTTCAGTTTATTTCCCCGGATTTATCGTAATCTAAAGGACCTTAGGCTCATCCAACCTCTTTTTCACGAGTTTGTTCCCGGCTCTCAGTTTACCGACACACGTCAGCTCCAAACATCTCTAGCTAACCCCAGTGATGGAACACTTAACACCACTTTGTATGTCAATTTCCTTTCTTCCTACATTGTGGAGATCGATGATCAAAACACTATGGGTCCTG TGAGCTTCCTTGCAGATCTTGGTGGCTTGTATTGCTTCAGTATTgccatttttttctatttactAGTTCAA TGTGAATATAGAATAAAAAAGCTGCGCCATGAAGATCAAACATTACGAACAATTAGACATCGGCGAAAAACACTGGAACGCTGGGATAAA TTGAGGAAATACGTGATGTATACATGGGGCTGCAAGACTTTAGATGATGACCATGACTACAAGAATAATGGATCATGTTGCAGTGGTGGTATGCTGGAACCTATTAGCCGAAAAGGATCATTACATAAACATAGGCAACAGAGCAGAATGGATTCTATCAATTTGAACAAGAAAGTCACATTACCTAGTAAAAGCAAGATG ATTCCTGCTCAAGATGATTCCCACACTATAACGAAGTCTTCTATACCAAAAACTGCTTTGACTCGCGGAGAGAAGTCAGACTCTCGGGGTGAACTT AAACACGAAGGCAAACAACATTCCGGTGCTTCATGCAAGGAAAGTTCATCCCAGCTTGATTCATTCTCTTTATCTAATGAAACCATTCCTCTACCACCTACACTAG AGTTGAAGGATTGTTCAGAAATGAATATGTCTGATGTTCAAAAGAATCTTAAATGTTTGTACGATTACAATGTCATGCTAAGGGAGAAATTTTTATCTGTGCAATCTATGCTTCATGAGTTAGCAATGAAGTCCTCGCCTCCTGCAAATGATATTCGTAACACCTCATAG